Proteins encoded together in one Anaerococcus murdochii window:
- a CDS encoding ABC transporter substrate-binding protein gives MKMKRIFSTMMALGLAATLAACGGEDAKKDDAADKKDDQSVDKAEDKKDDKDAADENALSDDEKAELEGFEKQTADDTLVVGTSEMSGDFYGSWSNNSYDVKVRRYIGTEGNNAYLTMVQDEGGQWQANMTVLEKEPETVKNADGSETTTFTIKKDLKWSDGQPITADNYLFDMLFHAYPSYQLVTGSFTIGSDSVKGYEAYKAGDDDKFEGLEKVDDYTFKVTTDASYLPYYESAFLKQVMPFPIHAISDNIAVAPEGNKIVAKDGYQPTEEEKKKYIENIDAQIAKSNEDFNEQTPAPADDASEDEKKSYDEAKKAHDEEVKKLESRKSGDIDATSMLIEEAMQKEFNEYRIKPTVSCGPYKFDSYENNMARLSLNENYAGNFKGEKATIPHVIVQYVNSKIAIDLLENGDIDLWESEAEGALIDQMRAAADEGKIGGYNTFERNGYGNVVFLTDRGATKYKEVRQAIAHLMDRNSYVQSFAGGYGVVTNGMYGTSQWMYKERGADLEASPDFNKYTLNLDKANELLDATPYKFEKDGKTPWDKAKADEEYSKNPDGFDYYRYDETGKKLQVNQYGSDESPITTLISNQVPVNAKQVGMEYNVTAGSFATLLDYYYHPKDDAEYTVFNMGLSFGTPFDPWFQYNSKGSDNMTRTNDPKADELTVKLRQTDPDDKEGYLDTWEEFEKWYNDYLPEIPLYSNQYHSGYTARVKGFDINTPVWESEYQINAMSLDNSKK, from the coding sequence ATGAAAATGAAAAGAATATTCTCGACCATGATGGCTCTTGGCCTTGCAGCTACACTTGCTGCCTGTGGTGGAGAAGATGCTAAAAAAGATGATGCTGCTGATAAGAAAGACGATCAATCAGTAGATAAAGCAGAAGATAAAAAAGACGATAAAGACGCCGCTGATGAGAATGCTCTTTCTGATGATGAAAAGGCAGAACTAGAAGGCTTTGAAAAACAAACCGCAGATGATACCCTAGTTGTAGGTACTTCTGAAATGAGTGGGGACTTTTATGGTTCTTGGTCAAATAACTCATATGACGTTAAGGTTAGACGTTACATAGGTACAGAAGGTAACAACGCCTACCTAACCATGGTTCAAGACGAAGGCGGCCAATGGCAAGCAAATATGACTGTTCTTGAAAAAGAACCAGAGACAGTTAAGAATGCAGATGGTTCAGAAACAACCACTTTTACAATCAAAAAAGATTTGAAGTGGTCAGACGGACAGCCTATCACAGCTGATAACTACTTATTTGACATGCTTTTCCATGCTTATCCATCTTATCAATTGGTAACTGGATCTTTCACCATAGGTTCAGATTCTGTTAAGGGATATGAAGCCTATAAAGCAGGTGATGATGATAAGTTTGAAGGTCTTGAAAAAGTTGATGATTACACATTTAAGGTAACAACTGACGCTTCTTATTTGCCTTATTATGAATCAGCATTCTTAAAACAAGTGATGCCTTTCCCAATTCACGCTATCTCTGATAATATAGCAGTAGCTCCAGAAGGAAACAAGATAGTTGCTAAAGACGGATACCAACCAACAGAAGAAGAAAAGAAAAAATATATAGAAAATATCGACGCTCAAATAGCTAAATCAAACGAAGATTTCAATGAACAAACTCCAGCTCCAGCTGATGATGCTTCAGAAGATGAAAAGAAATCCTATGATGAGGCTAAAAAAGCTCACGATGAAGAAGTTAAAAAACTTGAAAGCCGTAAATCAGGCGATATTGATGCAACAAGCATGCTAATTGAAGAAGCTATGCAAAAAGAATTCAATGAATATAGGATTAAGCCAACAGTTTCCTGTGGACCATACAAGTTTGATTCTTACGAAAACAACATGGCAAGGCTTAGCCTAAATGAAAACTACGCTGGCAACTTCAAGGGCGAAAAAGCAACTATTCCACATGTAATAGTTCAATATGTAAATAGTAAAATCGCAATCGACCTACTAGAAAATGGTGACATCGACCTTTGGGAATCGGAAGCTGAAGGTGCTCTAATCGATCAAATGAGAGCTGCAGCTGACGAAGGTAAGATTGGTGGTTATAACACATTTGAAAGAAATGGTTATGGTAACGTAGTATTCCTAACAGACAGGGGAGCTACAAAATATAAAGAAGTAAGACAAGCTATTGCTCACTTGATGGATAGGAACTCTTATGTTCAATCCTTCGCAGGCGGCTACGGTGTAGTTACAAATGGTATGTACGGTACAAGCCAATGGATGTATAAGGAAAGAGGAGCTGACCTTGAAGCAAGCCCAGACTTTAACAAGTACACCCTAAACCTAGATAAGGCAAATGAACTATTAGATGCTACTCCTTATAAATTTGAAAAAGATGGCAAAACTCCATGGGATAAGGCAAAAGCTGACGAAGAATATTCAAAGAACCCAGACGGTTTTGACTATTATAGGTACGATGAAACAGGTAAGAAACTTCAAGTTAACCAATACGGTTCTGATGAATCTCCAATTACAACCCTAATCTCAAACCAAGTACCAGTAAATGCTAAGCAAGTTGGTATGGAATACAATGTAACAGCAGGATCTTTTGCTACCCTCCTTGATTACTACTATCACCCAAAAGATGACGCTGAATATACAGTATTCAACATGGGCTTAAGCTTTGGTACACCATTCGATCCATGGTTCCAATATAACTCAAAAGGATCTGACAACATGACAAGGACCAACGATCCAAAGGCTGATGAATTAACAGTCAAACTACGTCAGACAGACCCAGATGATAAGGAAGGCTACCTAGATACTTGGGAAGAATTTGAAAAATGGTACAACGACTACCTACCAGAAATCCCACTATATTCAAACCAATACCACTCAGGCTACACTGCAAGGGTTAAAGGTTTTGATATCAACACACCAGTTTGGGAATCTGAATATCAAATCAACGCAATGAGTTTAGATAATAGCAAAAAATAA
- a CDS encoding DMT family transporter: MSEQGNKDQKMTKKSLLGKALLLIVAILWGSSLTVVKVAQETFRPNMILAIRFTVSALILSIIFWKKLREMTKDDMKSGLIIGIFLFLAYSVQTIGVGYTDPGRSAFLSASYCVIVPFLAWFAMKKRPDRFNIIAAAFTIVGIYFVSMAGGDGGSVFDQGKEAIMGDGFALLSGLLFAAHIVAVTKLSKDKDPILMTILQFIMAAVLSIIVTLVFEDNSAIVLTKKAVLEVGYLAVMCTTVALLLQNIGQKFATASSAALILATESIFGILIPVFMGIESLTRNKIIGFILIFIAILISETKLSFLGFGKDDDKVDEKSGEKDKSNS, translated from the coding sequence ATGAGTGAACAAGGAAATAAAGATCAAAAAATGACTAAAAAAAGCCTCTTAGGCAAGGCCCTACTTTTGATAGTGGCCATCCTTTGGGGGTCTTCTTTAACTGTGGTCAAGGTTGCTCAAGAGACCTTTAGACCAAATATGATTTTAGCGATTAGGTTTACAGTATCAGCCCTAATCTTATCTATAATTTTTTGGAAAAAATTAAGAGAAATGACAAAGGACGATATGAAAAGCGGCCTTATAATAGGGATATTTTTGTTTTTGGCCTATTCAGTTCAAACAATTGGTGTTGGTTACACTGATCCAGGTAGGTCTGCATTTTTATCAGCTTCTTACTGCGTAATTGTGCCATTTTTGGCATGGTTTGCTATGAAGAAAAGACCTGATAGATTTAATATAATAGCTGCAGCCTTTACTATAGTAGGAATATATTTTGTATCTATGGCTGGTGGTGATGGTGGATCAGTCTTTGACCAAGGTAAGGAAGCCATCATGGGTGACGGTTTTGCCCTCCTATCAGGACTTTTGTTTGCAGCTCATATAGTTGCTGTAACCAAGCTATCCAAGGACAAAGACCCAATTTTGATGACCATCCTCCAATTTATAATGGCGGCTGTTCTATCCATAATAGTAACTTTGGTCTTTGAAGATAATTCAGCCATAGTTTTGACTAAGAAAGCTGTCCTTGAGGTAGGCTACCTTGCAGTAATGTGCACAACTGTGGCCCTTCTTTTACAAAATATCGGCCAAAAATTTGCAACAGCATCATCAGCTGCCCTAATTTTGGCAACAGAATCCATTTTTGGTATCCTAATCCCAGTCTTTATGGGAATTGAGTCCTTGACTAGAAATAAGATTATAGGTTTCATCCTAATTTTCATAGCCATCCTTATTTCTGAAACCAAACTAAGCTTCTTAGGTTTTGGTAAGGATGATGATAAGGTTGATGAAAAATCAGGAGAAAAAGACAAGTCAAATTCTTGA
- a CDS encoding ABC transporter substrate-binding protein — protein MKMKRVFSSLMALGLAATLVACGGDKAEDAKEKTDDKAAEAPADNKEAPAEGEEGKEDEKAELESFDKQTADDTLVIGAVQEFNGDFLQGWTNNSMDVKARRFLGIEGNNGYGTVVQDEGGQWINNMTVLKEEPETVKNADGSETTTYKIKEDLKWSDGTPINADNYLFGSLLHTYPSYQLVTGSTSIGDDSLMGYEAYKNGDKDTFDGLKKIDDYTFSVTVDASFLPYYEEAALRGYGPYPIHAVSENLAVAPEGNKIVAKDGYQPTEEEKKKYIENIDTQIAKNNEDFEENNPAPAEDANEDEKKAYEEAKKAHDEDIAKLEKRKTGDVDPTSMLIEDAMQKEYNEYRIKPTVTAGPYKFDSFGNNMVRMSINENYAGNFKGEKPSIPHVILQYVNKNIAIDLLENGDIDIWEAEGEGPLVDQMRAAADEGKIGGYNTFERNGYGNVTFLTDRGATKYKEVRQAIAHLMDRNNFVQSFAGGYGVVTNGMYGTSQWMYKERGADLEANPEFKKYQLNLDEANKLLDKTPFTFEKDGTTPWDKAKADEEFAKNPDGFDYYRYDKDGKRLQVNQYGSDESPITTLISNQVPVNAKQVGMEYNVTAGSFATLLDYYTNPKEDAEYTAFNMGTGFGTPFDPWYQYNSKGSDNKTRTNDPKADELTVKLRQTDPTKKEEYLDNWEAFEMWYNDYLPEIPLYSNQYHTGYTKRVKGFDINTPVWESEYQINAMSIEK, from the coding sequence ATGAAAATGAAAAGAGTATTTTCATCACTTATGGCCTTAGGCCTTGCAGCAACCCTTGTTGCATGCGGTGGAGATAAGGCAGAAGATGCCAAAGAAAAAACAGACGACAAGGCAGCAGAAGCTCCAGCTGATAACAAAGAAGCTCCAGCTGAAGGCGAAGAAGGCAAGGAAGACGAAAAAGCTGAACTTGAATCTTTCGACAAACAAACTGCTGATGACACCCTGGTAATCGGTGCTGTTCAAGAGTTTAACGGAGACTTCTTACAAGGTTGGACAAACAACTCTATGGACGTTAAGGCTAGAAGATTCCTAGGTATCGAAGGAAACAACGGTTATGGAACAGTTGTTCAAGACGAAGGTGGTCAATGGATTAACAACATGACCGTTCTTAAAGAAGAACCAGAAACAGTTAAAAATGCTGATGGATCTGAAACAACAACCTACAAGATTAAAGAAGACCTAAAATGGTCAGATGGTACACCAATCAACGCTGATAACTACCTATTTGGTTCACTTCTTCACACCTATCCATCATACCAATTAGTAACAGGTTCAACATCAATCGGTGATGACTCACTAATGGGATATGAAGCATACAAAAATGGAGACAAGGATACCTTTGATGGTCTTAAGAAGATTGATGATTACACATTTTCTGTAACAGTAGACGCATCATTCCTACCATACTACGAAGAAGCTGCTCTTAGGGGATATGGTCCATACCCAATCCACGCTGTAAGCGAAAACCTTGCTGTTGCTCCAGAAGGTAACAAGATTGTAGCAAAAGATGGTTACCAACCAACAGAAGAAGAAAAGAAAAAATACATCGAAAACATCGATACTCAAATAGCTAAGAATAACGAAGACTTCGAAGAAAACAACCCAGCTCCAGCTGAAGATGCTAACGAAGATGAAAAGAAAGCTTACGAAGAAGCTAAAAAAGCTCACGATGAAGATATAGCCAAACTTGAAAAGAGAAAAACAGGTGACGTTGATCCAACAAGCATGCTTATCGAAGATGCTATGCAAAAAGAATACAACGAATACAGAATTAAGCCAACTGTAACAGCAGGACCATACAAGTTTGATTCTTTCGGAAACAACATGGTTAGAATGAGCATCAACGAAAACTACGCTGGTAACTTCAAAGGTGAAAAACCAAGCATTCCACACGTAATTCTTCAATATGTAAACAAAAATATCGCAATCGACCTACTTGAAAACGGCGACATCGATATTTGGGAAGCTGAAGGTGAAGGCCCACTAGTTGACCAAATGAGAGCTGCAGCTGACGAAGGCAAAATCGGTGGCTACAACACATTTGAAAGAAATGGTTATGGTAACGTAACATTCCTAACAGACAGAGGAGCTACAAAATATAAAGAAGTTAGACAAGCTATCGCTCACCTAATGGATAGAAATAACTTCGTACAATCATTCGCAGGTGGCTACGGTGTAGTTACAAATGGTATGTATGGTACAAGCCAATGGATGTACAAAGAAAGAGGAGCTGATCTTGAAGCTAACCCAGAATTCAAGAAATATCAATTAAACCTTGATGAAGCTAACAAACTTCTTGATAAAACACCATTTACATTCGAAAAAGACGGTACAACTCCATGGGATAAGGCAAAAGCTGATGAAGAATTTGCTAAAAACCCAGACGGATTTGACTACTATAGATATGATAAAGATGGTAAGAGACTTCAAGTTAACCAATATGGTTCTGATGAATCTCCAATCACCACCCTTATCTCAAACCAAGTACCAGTAAATGCTAAACAAGTAGGTATGGAATACAACGTAACAGCTGGTTCATTTGCAACCCTTCTTGATTACTACACTAATCCAAAAGAAGATGCTGAATATACAGCATTCAACATGGGTACAGGATTTGGTACACCATTTGATCCATGGTACCAATATAACTCTAAAGGATCTGATAACAAGACAAGAACAAATGATCCAAAAGCTGACGAACTTACAGTTAAACTTCGTCAAACAGATCCTACAAAGAAAGAAGAATACCTAGACAACTGGGAAGCTTTCGAAATGTGGTACAACGACTATCTACCAGAAATTCCTCTTTACTCTAACCAATACCACACAGGTTATACAAAGAGAGTTAAAGGATTCGATATCAACACACCAGTTTGGGAATCTGAATACCAAATCAATGCCATGAGCATCGAAAAATAA
- a CDS encoding peptidoglycan amidohydrolase family protein: MKKINKTVLLASTLFITSAINLADNAYANEDEKLFVKESVDKLSEDSEDFDKNQEIETKSYTNLDSIDKEPSLEDPDVPVENEDKAPVESLDQAIMEISEENPKENTNDENTKKERIPGVIYYDNESLDNLIKEAKNTSKEVSELQNEQTNLDEENYYTGNAGGYFVKNNNKLNYYRNNKLVKNANIMVNGRIYRAGKTGTISKPKNRWLNIGNDIYYNDSKGNILKGISQIGKQKFYFSNDGVLQRNKKIITEGVYYEVDRVGKMNTAPNRWVNVNNTVYRTLADGKLAKGVTRIGNKDYMFSKDGVLQKNKKMILSNKYYEVDQAGVVTNPKNTWFALEGITYRTLADGSLAKGPVEINGNSYVFNYNTGAMITGRPSITNGLYFNIDNKGIATTVKDDWVTYEGKTFHTNSAGYVQKGLWEINGNLYFFNDNGMMVNSTFKQNGIIYKTDEKGIARISGYEVVGDRSIDSTIEWMFKAKNSGMTYHMGHLRKTEKAADCSSAVFRALIYGGFLKSDAYVGNTETLFSMGDKGDVMYEIRPDEIDYGDIFVAGVPGKSLGEGGHTGFILNKNQDTIIHMNYSGNGVTVTPRVGNMGDKSGRPVKYYRLKNAKSNRTFVNKK; the protein is encoded by the coding sequence ATGAAAAAAATTAATAAAACTGTCCTGCTCGCCTCGACATTATTTATAACTTCCGCTATCAACCTAGCTGATAATGCCTATGCTAATGAGGATGAAAAATTATTTGTCAAAGAGAGCGTGGATAAGCTTAGCGAGGATAGTGAAGATTTTGATAAAAACCAGGAAATAGAAACAAAGTCATATACAAATTTAGATTCTATTGATAAGGAACCAAGCCTTGAAGATCCTGATGTTCCTGTGGAAAATGAGGACAAGGCTCCTGTAGAGTCTTTAGACCAAGCTATCATGGAAATTTCTGAAGAAAATCCAAAAGAAAATACAAATGACGAAAACACCAAAAAAGAAAGAATTCCTGGAGTTATATATTATGACAATGAGAGTCTAGATAATCTTATTAAGGAAGCTAAAAACACTTCTAAAGAAGTAAGCGAACTCCAAAACGAACAAACAAACTTAGATGAAGAAAATTATTATACAGGTAATGCTGGTGGTTATTTTGTAAAAAATAATAACAAGCTTAACTATTATAGAAATAATAAACTTGTTAAAAACGCCAATATCATGGTAAATGGTAGGATTTATAGGGCTGGCAAGACTGGTACTATTTCAAAACCTAAAAATAGATGGCTAAATATTGGCAATGATATATATTACAACGATAGTAAGGGTAATATCTTAAAGGGTATTAGCCAAATCGGAAAGCAAAAGTTCTATTTCTCAAATGATGGTGTTCTTCAGAGAAATAAAAAAATCATTACCGAAGGTGTTTACTACGAGGTAGACAGGGTAGGTAAGATGAATACTGCCCCAAATAGATGGGTAAATGTCAACAATACCGTCTATAGAACCCTAGCTGATGGCAAACTTGCCAAGGGTGTAACTAGGATAGGTAATAAGGATTATATGTTTAGCAAGGATGGGGTTCTTCAAAAAAATAAGAAGATGATCCTTTCAAATAAATATTATGAAGTTGACCAAGCGGGCGTTGTTACAAACCCTAAGAATACTTGGTTTGCCCTTGAAGGCATCACATATAGGACTTTAGCGGACGGTTCTCTAGCTAAGGGACCAGTTGAAATCAACGGCAACTCCTATGTATTTAACTACAATACTGGTGCTATGATAACTGGTAGACCTTCAATTACCAACGGATTATATTTCAATATAGACAATAAAGGTATAGCAACAACTGTAAAAGACGATTGGGTAACATACGAAGGAAAGACCTTCCACACCAACTCTGCAGGCTATGTTCAAAAAGGTCTTTGGGAAATCAACGGCAACCTATATTTCTTTAATGACAACGGAATGATGGTTAATTCTACATTCAAGCAAAATGGTATAATATATAAGACCGACGAAAAGGGAATAGCAAGAATTTCTGGATATGAAGTAGTAGGTGATAGAAGCATCGACTCTACAATAGAATGGATGTTTAAGGCTAAAAACAGCGGAATGACATACCATATGGGTCACCTAAGGAAAACAGAAAAGGCAGCTGACTGCTCTTCTGCGGTATTTAGGGCTTTGATTTACGGAGGATTCTTAAAATCAGATGCCTATGTAGGCAATACAGAAACCCTATTTTCTATGGGAGATAAGGGCGATGTAATGTATGAAATACGTCCAGACGAGATTGACTACGGTGATATTTTCGTAGCAGGAGTTCCTGGCAAGTCACTTGGGGAAGGCGGCCACACAGGCTTTATTCTAAATAAAAATCAAGATACAATTATCCACATGAACTACTCAGGTAACGGCGTTACAGTAACACCAAGAGTAGGAAACATGGGCGATAAGTCAGGAAGACCTGTAAAATATTACAGACTTAAAAATGCAAAATCCAACAGGACCTTTGTAAACAAAAAATAA